In Agromyces archimandritae, one genomic interval encodes:
- a CDS encoding DEAD/DEAH box helicase produces the protein MSTAIPPGSLPGTSAAEHLSPSFPERAAWGTAGKLRAWQAEALELYLRTMPRDFLAAATPGAGKTTFALRLAAELRARHEIDRITVVAPTDHLKRQWADAAARAGIRLDPGFRNAHGRTARHYHGVAVTYAQVAMRPALHRELTLSGRSLVILDEVHHGGDTLSWGDAIREAFEHAAKRLSLTGTPFRSDTAPIPFVHYEPDAQGIRVSKTDYDYGYGRALADGVVRPVLFMVYAGHMRWRTKAGDEMEAKLGEDNTKDITSSAWRTALEPSGEWIPAVLRAADRRLGEVRQSIPDAGGLVIATDQTVAREYARILESICREPVTVVLSDEKEASARIEEFSENTRRWMVAVRMVSEGVDVPRLAVGVYATSASTPLFFAQAVGRFVRARRRGETASVFLPNVPVLMNLAAQLELERDHALDRRGGDDDDGDGLLDDEALAAANREERASEEGLGTWEAIGSDASFDRVLYDGTEFGTLAEPGSDEELDFIGIPGLLEPEQVSELLRHRQARQARRAGERRKHDVEHPPEEPVALYRTLKEQRTLLNSLVGLWARMSGEPHSLVHAELRRACGGPAVGQATVTQLQSRIELLRKRLAQH, from the coding sequence TACCGCGATCCCACCCGGAAGCCTGCCGGGCACGTCAGCGGCCGAACACCTCTCGCCGTCCTTCCCCGAGCGTGCCGCCTGGGGCACCGCCGGCAAGCTGCGAGCGTGGCAGGCCGAAGCCCTCGAACTGTACCTGCGCACCATGCCGCGAGACTTCCTCGCCGCGGCGACCCCGGGCGCCGGCAAGACGACCTTCGCGCTGCGCCTGGCCGCCGAGCTCCGAGCTCGCCACGAGATCGACCGCATCACCGTCGTCGCCCCGACCGACCACCTGAAACGGCAGTGGGCGGATGCCGCGGCGCGCGCCGGCATCCGCCTCGACCCGGGGTTCCGCAACGCGCACGGCCGCACCGCCCGCCACTACCACGGCGTCGCCGTCACTTACGCGCAGGTCGCGATGCGCCCCGCGCTGCACCGCGAGCTCACCCTCTCGGGCCGAAGCCTCGTCATCCTCGACGAGGTGCACCACGGCGGCGACACGCTCTCGTGGGGCGATGCGATCCGCGAGGCATTCGAGCACGCGGCCAAACGCCTCTCGCTGACCGGCACCCCGTTCCGCAGCGACACGGCGCCCATCCCGTTCGTGCACTACGAGCCCGATGCGCAGGGCATCCGCGTCTCCAAGACCGACTACGACTACGGCTACGGCCGGGCCCTGGCCGACGGAGTCGTGCGGCCCGTGCTGTTCATGGTCTACGCCGGCCACATGCGCTGGCGCACGAAGGCCGGCGACGAGATGGAGGCCAAGCTCGGCGAGGACAACACGAAGGACATCACGTCCTCGGCCTGGCGCACGGCCCTCGAACCGAGCGGCGAATGGATCCCGGCGGTGCTGCGCGCCGCCGACCGGCGTCTCGGCGAGGTGCGCCAGTCGATCCCCGACGCCGGCGGCCTCGTCATCGCCACCGACCAGACCGTCGCGCGCGAGTACGCGAGGATCCTCGAGTCGATCTGCCGCGAGCCGGTCACCGTCGTCCTCTCGGACGAGAAGGAGGCCAGCGCCCGCATCGAGGAGTTCTCCGAGAACACCAGGCGGTGGATGGTCGCGGTGCGGATGGTTTCCGAGGGTGTGGACGTGCCGCGCCTCGCGGTCGGGGTGTATGCGACGAGCGCGTCGACCCCGCTGTTCTTCGCCCAGGCAGTCGGGCGCTTCGTGCGTGCACGGCGCCGTGGCGAGACGGCCTCGGTGTTCCTGCCGAACGTGCCGGTGCTGATGAACCTCGCCGCCCAGCTCGAACTCGAACGAGACCATGCCCTCGACCGGCGCGGGGGCGACGACGACGACGGCGACGGGCTTCTCGACGACGAGGCGCTCGCGGCGGCCAACCGCGAAGAACGCGCCTCCGAGGAGGGACTCGGCACCTGGGAGGCGATCGGCTCCGACGCCTCATTCGACCGAGTGCTCTACGACGGCACCGAGTTCGGCACCCTCGCCGAGCCCGGCAGCGACGAGGAGCTCGACTTCATCGGCATCCCCGGGCTGCTGGAGCCCGAACAGGTCTCCGAGCTCCTCAGGCACCGGCAGGCCAGACAGGCGCGCCGGGCCGGCGAGCGCCGCAAGCACGATGTCGAGCATCCGCCCGAGGAGCCCGTCGCCCTCTACCGCACGCTGAAGGAGCAGCGCACGCTGCTGAACAGCCTCGTCGGCCTCTGGGCGCGCATGTCGGGCGAACCGCACTCGCTCGTGCACGCCGAACTGCGCCGCGCGTGCGGCGGGCCGGCGGTGGGGCAGGCGACGGTCACGCAGCTGCAGTCGCGCATCGAGCTGCTGCGGAAACGGCTCGCGCAGCACTGA